ATATGCGGTTCCAGTACTTCTTCCAGTGGGCGTCGCACGACGTGGCGAGCCGCTACTGCTACATTGACTACGACCGTGAGATGGCCATTGTCCCGGAGCTGGTCGAGAACGGCGTCAGAAAGCTCCTCGGCGTCGGCCGCCTGATCGCCGATCCGGAACACGAGACGGCCGAGTACGCCATCCTCATCGGCGACGAGTGGCAGAACCAGGCGCTCGGCGGGCTGCTGACCGACTACTGCCTCAAGATCGCGCGCGACTGGGGTGTCAAACGCGTCGTGGCCACCACGACGACCGACAACTACCGCATGGTGGCCGTCTTCCAGAAGCGCGGCTTCGCGCTCACGACCGACCACGCCGGCGGCACGGTCGATGCCGTGAAGGATTTCGCGCAGAAACATGCTTGACGCGGCCCGGCTTTGAGCGTATAGAGGCGCGTACAACACACCATTACGGACACCGCAAGGAGGGTATGCGAAATGACGGCGAGACGGAACAGCATCGCAATGCGCACGCGCTCCGAGCGGGGTCGTTCGTAGGCAGCTTCCCAGAATCCTGCTAGCCACACGGCCGTTCCGCTTCCGGCGGGGTGGCCGTTTCTTTGCTTCCCCCTCGGCGTGATGCGCCAGAGCCGTTGCGGCCGTCTCGGCGGTGCAGCGTGTCGAACCGGATTCCAGACGATCCAAGGAGTCAAATCGTGTCTTCAAGCGACGTGAACTTGAGCGAATTGTACGTACACGACCAGTTTCCGCTGTCGTCCAAGTACGACCCGAAGTGGGTCATCGAGAACGAAATGGGGCCGAACGTGCTGTGGTTGACCGAAGCCCTTTGCCAGGTTACGCCGCTGGAGGCTGGCATGCGCGTGCTCGACATGGGCTGCGGCAAAGCGATGAGCTCCATCTTCCTAGCCAAGGAGTTCGGTGTTCAGGTCTGGGCGACCGATCTTTGGATCAAGCCGAGCGAGAACTGGGAGCGCATCCGAGACGCCGGCCTCGAGGATCAGGTGTTCCCAATCCACGCGGAAGCCCGTTCGCTGCCGTACGCGAATGAGTTCTTCGACGCGATCGTCAGCCTCGACAGCTACCACTACTACGGCACCGACGTGCACTACCTCGAATACCACATGCTGCGGTTGCTGAAGCGCGGCGGCCGGATCGGTATCGTGTCGCCCGCGTCGCCTCGCGAAGTGCCCCATCCGCTGCCGGATGATGTGGATCCCGAGTGGTACTGGGTGAACTCGGTGGACTGGTGGCGCCGCCATTGGGAGCGGTACCCGGAGATCGAGGTCGAGCGTGCCGAGCCGCTGCCCGGCGGCTGGGAGCAGTGGGTGCGTTTCCGCGAACTGCTCGTCGCGTCAGG
This window of the Verrucomicrobiota bacterium genome carries:
- a CDS encoding methyltransferase domain-containing protein: MGPNVLWLTEALCQVTPLEAGMRVLDMGCGKAMSSIFLAKEFGVQVWATDLWIKPSENWERIRDAGLEDQVFPIHAEARSLPYANEFFDAIVSLDSYHYYGTDVHYLEYHMLRLLKRGGRIGIVSPASPREVPHPLPDDVDPEWYWVNSVDWWRRHWERYPEIEVERAEPLPGGWEQWVRFRELLVASGRCPYPEEDHDELNQLRRDQGRYLGFVRMVARRKEE